The proteins below are encoded in one region of Arenibacter algicola:
- a CDS encoding glycoside hydrolase family 76 protein, translated as MKRRKFITVTSTSAIAVTGVSPLLTWACNESIPNKSSLKEQALLAFQRFEEVWDFQDFWKRGNTFDACLVFVEALQQRWPKDKEVEAIQEKVGEMLKENLTFFKSYDPGTLWADDFGWWGLLALNARKHLLRIGDMELADKYLKLSTDLCWEYKRKTAYDHTDAARPVLHGCRNGDANGDSLGVKNTVTNVLLFLLSSRIYRLSLKGNIEDNEKYLDMAYRQWVWFNEWFNLEEYQYLKQLSTSGALVQERPMAFFEGSSYQEKTHPTWAEGWVWTGDQGMLVAALTDMLAIKNELSTYLTTKSIDPSFDVKAYESRLKGIIQSIGKGVKNAMVANVDGIIREAPCQTSFGPEHGRDYLAGRGIMMRYLGSDEERRLIGVDLTENIQKTLAAIWSTRNLSTNQFQPEFTSLENDKLYVKQFRNLWGLADEVYQWDIESMKEKNKNGVCQSIGLDVIGAMIKLA; from the coding sequence ATGAAAAGAAGAAAATTCATCACAGTTACAAGTACTTCTGCTATTGCAGTTACTGGAGTTTCACCTTTATTAACGTGGGCTTGTAATGAATCTATACCGAACAAATCTTCATTAAAAGAACAAGCCTTGCTTGCTTTTCAACGATTTGAAGAAGTTTGGGATTTTCAAGATTTTTGGAAGAGGGGAAATACCTTCGACGCCTGTTTGGTTTTTGTAGAAGCCCTACAACAACGTTGGCCGAAGGATAAGGAAGTTGAAGCAATACAAGAAAAAGTGGGGGAAATGTTGAAGGAAAACCTAACTTTTTTTAAAAGCTACGACCCTGGAACACTTTGGGCAGATGATTTTGGTTGGTGGGGTCTACTGGCACTCAATGCACGCAAGCACCTTCTGCGAATAGGGGACATGGAACTAGCCGATAAATACCTAAAATTGTCAACCGATCTATGTTGGGAATACAAAAGGAAAACTGCATATGACCATACGGATGCTGCCAGACCTGTTTTACATGGTTGTAGAAATGGAGATGCAAATGGGGATAGTTTGGGCGTTAAGAACACTGTTACCAATGTTTTGTTGTTCCTGCTTTCATCACGAATCTACCGTTTGTCACTAAAGGGGAATATAGAAGATAACGAGAAGTATCTAGATATGGCCTATCGCCAGTGGGTATGGTTCAATGAGTGGTTTAATCTGGAAGAATACCAGTATTTAAAGCAATTGTCAACATCAGGAGCATTGGTGCAAGAAAGACCTATGGCCTTTTTCGAAGGCTCAAGTTATCAGGAAAAAACACACCCCACCTGGGCAGAAGGTTGGGTATGGACGGGAGACCAAGGAATGTTGGTTGCTGCTTTGACCGATATGTTAGCGATTAAAAATGAGTTATCTACCTATCTCACAACAAAAAGCATAGATCCGAGTTTTGATGTAAAGGCCTATGAATCTAGGTTAAAAGGTATAATTCAATCAATTGGCAAAGGTGTTAAAAATGCCATGGTCGCCAATGTGGATGGTATTATTCGTGAGGCACCATGCCAAACTAGTTTTGGACCCGAACATGGAAGGGACTACCTCGCCGGTCGTGGAATTATGATGCGGTATTTAGGCAGCGATGAAGAAAGAAGGCTAATTGGTGTTGATCTAACAGAAAATATTCAAAAAACTTTAGCTGCCATTTGGAGTACGCGTAATCTGTCAACCAATCAGTTTCAACCTGAATTTACTAGTCTTGAAAATGACAAGCTTTATGTGAAGCAGTTCCGAAATCTTTGGGGCTTGGCAGATGAAGTTTATCAATGGGATATAGAATCGATGAAAGAGAAAAACAAAAACGGAGTATGCCAGTCTATAGGCTTAGATGTAATAGGTGCTATGATCAAATTAGCATAA